A DNA window from Nitrospirota bacterium contains the following coding sequences:
- the acsA gene encoding acetate--CoA ligase, with the protein MSWEPIVKSRRDWEVVPNLSEYGEARAHFSWGRARQDLDGLPGGQGLNIAHEAVDRHAAGPRRDHVALRWLGKNGEVRDYTYGRLEELTNRFANVLQRLGVVKGDRVYVLAGRIPELYITALGTLKNRSVFCPLFSAFGPEPIRARLALGQAKVLVTTESLYQRKIAGLRASLPHLQDVLLVGDAHKPTDVPGTKDYYWLMAEVGDRFAIGPTDPEDMALLHFTSGTTGTPKGAVHVHQAVVAHHMTGKLALDFHKEDIFWCTADPGWVTGTSYGIIAPLTNGITSIVDEAEFEAERWYRILQDQRVTVWYTAPTAIRMMMKAGLEPVRKYDLRPLRFLASVGEPLNPEAVVWGQQAFGRPFHDNWWQTETGGIMVANYAAMDVRPGSMGRPLPGIEAAIVRKTSEGTIEVVQEPAVQGELALRPGWPSMFRAYWNEPERYQKCFAGGWYLTGDLAKRDKDGYFWFVGRADDVIKTSGHLIGPFEVESVLLEHKAVAEAGVIGKPDPVALETVKAFVSLRDGYQPSHDLQRELLGFARARLGAVVAPKEIEFLPSLPKTRSGKIMRRLLKARELGLPEGDTSTLEA; encoded by the coding sequence GTGTCCTGGGAACCGATCGTCAAATCGAGGCGCGACTGGGAAGTGGTGCCGAACCTCAGCGAGTATGGGGAGGCGCGGGCGCACTTTTCCTGGGGACGGGCGCGACAGGATCTCGACGGGCTTCCGGGCGGGCAGGGCCTCAACATCGCGCATGAAGCGGTGGATCGTCACGCGGCCGGTCCCCGGCGGGACCATGTGGCGTTGCGCTGGCTCGGCAAGAACGGGGAAGTCCGCGACTACACGTACGGTCGGCTGGAAGAACTGACAAACCGGTTTGCCAACGTCCTGCAGCGGCTCGGCGTGGTCAAAGGGGACCGGGTCTATGTCTTGGCCGGCCGCATCCCAGAACTTTACATTACCGCGCTGGGCACGCTCAAAAACCGCAGCGTCTTCTGCCCGCTCTTTTCGGCCTTCGGCCCGGAGCCGATCCGCGCCAGGTTGGCCCTCGGTCAGGCGAAAGTCCTCGTGACCACCGAGTCGCTCTACCAGCGGAAAATAGCCGGGTTGCGGGCGTCCCTCCCCCATCTCCAAGACGTGCTGCTCGTCGGAGACGCCCACAAGCCGACGGACGTGCCGGGAACGAAAGACTATTACTGGCTGATGGCGGAGGTCGGCGATCGCTTTGCGATCGGGCCCACCGATCCTGAGGACATGGCGCTGTTGCATTTCACCAGCGGAACGACCGGCACGCCCAAGGGAGCGGTGCACGTGCACCAGGCGGTGGTGGCCCATCACATGACCGGCAAGCTGGCGCTCGACTTTCACAAAGAGGATATCTTCTGGTGCACCGCCGACCCGGGCTGGGTGACCGGCACCTCCTACGGCATCATCGCTCCGTTGACGAACGGCATCACGAGCATCGTAGACGAGGCCGAGTTCGAGGCCGAACGGTGGTACCGTATCTTGCAGGATCAGCGCGTGACGGTCTGGTACACGGCCCCCACGGCCATCCGCATGATGATGAAGGCGGGCCTGGAGCCGGTCCGCAAGTACGATCTGCGGCCATTGCGGTTCCTGGCCAGCGTGGGCGAGCCGCTGAACCCGGAGGCGGTCGTCTGGGGTCAGCAGGCCTTCGGGAGACCGTTCCACGACAACTGGTGGCAGACCGAGACGGGCGGGATCATGGTCGCCAACTACGCGGCGATGGACGTCCGGCCCGGCTCCATGGGGCGTCCCCTCCCGGGAATCGAGGCGGCGATCGTGCGCAAGACCTCCGAGGGGACGATCGAGGTCGTGCAGGAGCCGGCGGTCCAAGGGGAGCTGGCCTTGCGGCCCGGCTGGCCCTCGATGTTCCGGGCCTACTGGAACGAGCCGGAGCGGTACCAGAAATGTTTCGCCGGCGGGTGGTACCTGACCGGCGACCTGGCCAAGCGTGATAAGGACGGGTATTTTTGGTTCGTCGGCCGGGCGGACGATGTCATCAAAACCTCCGGTCATCTGATCGGGCCGTTCGAGGTCGAGAGCGTGCTGCTCGAACACAAGGCGGTGGCCGAAGCGGGCGTGATCGGCAAGCCGGACCCGGTCGCGCTGGAAACGGTCAAGGCCTTCGTGTCGCTCAGGGACGGCTACCAGCCCTCCCATGACCTGCAGCGGGAATTACTGGGCTTTGCCAGGGCCAGGCTCGGCGCGGTGGTGGCGCCGAAAGAGATTGAGTTTCTTCCCTCCCTCCCCAAGACCCGTAGCGGAAAGATCATGCGTCGGTTGCTCAAGGCCCGTGAACTGGGCTTGCCCGAGGGAGACACCTCGACGCTGGAAGCGTAA
- a CDS encoding DUF1614 domain-containing protein yields MSEATRHGDGSIGGAGTFDEIVLSGIVAAYLA; encoded by the coding sequence CTGTCGGAAGCAACGCGCCACGGGGACGGTAGCATCGGGGGGGCCGGCACGTTCGACGAGATCGTGCTGTCCGGCATCGTCGCCGCCTATCTCGCTTGA
- a CDS encoding PH domain-containing protein yields the protein MTEPPSSDETIRWNTYPSWGQFVWLYFMSLLTASRGLLLLKFEIPGWSLWLGGAVALLACAAALRRWAKYSITASRVVVTNGYTGRVIETVTIPHIEELTIRQGPMAQWLGIGTLVIRTAGGGQIRLRGINDPEVVRNRLEAMRPAGAAPAD from the coding sequence ATGACCGAACCACCCAGCAGCGATGAAACCATCAGATGGAACACCTATCCGTCTTGGGGCCAGTTTGTCTGGCTCTACTTTATGAGCTTGTTGACCGCTTCGCGTGGCCTGTTGTTGCTTAAGTTCGAAATCCCTGGTTGGAGCCTGTGGCTGGGTGGAGCCGTCGCGCTGCTGGCCTGCGCCGCAGCTCTGCGCCGATGGGCCAAGTACAGCATCACCGCCAGCCGCGTGGTGGTGACCAACGGCTACACCGGTCGCGTGATCGAAACCGTGACCATACCGCACATCGAGGAGCTGACGATCCGACAAGGGCCGATGGCCCAGTGGCTGGGCATCGGCACACTCGTGATCCGAACCGCCGGCGGCGGACAGATCCGGTTGCGCGGGATCAACGATCCGGAGGTGGTGAGGAACCGACTCGAAGCCATGAGGCCGGCTGGTGCCGCCCCGGCCGACTAG
- a CDS encoding FHA domain-containing protein has translation MRMMLCHLTGSLRGRTQSFDTDAIRVGVGESCHVAFDPAKDPTVCPLHAEIAVEAHAPLIRDRSGKNALLINGQRSFESELKDGDLLQFGEGGPLVRFRVTADEGQASKPWRAIVTDSRDIVVRMPHPRYLSPLYLARHLLADIGRYGSPAAKLAAILAILTPIVIIFLLGIVAYRQHLAADTAQRRIADLISQLEAGQLTRTEMSRRIEQERQSLADLRRQQEELAARLTASLQEQQAAHRSQQELQTIRRQLSTLENRQRFAEDLVARFGGSVGLLQGGYGFVEQGTGRPLRYQGFDQDGHPFVDREGNPLVTVEGESPPIVIFYAGSGFLVDKAGTILTNRHLVRMWDHYEPAREIMATGFEPRLAMLRIFFPDTGAAFALDMLGVSDTSDVAVLRTDRAPTGLAPLRLAPADDAPRVGEPLVALSYPGTFDSLMGRLAKPVSDGILEEAGGDPVKLADALARRKLIRPLATQGHVSDLSPDTLTFEAGAGGGSSGGPVLDQAGRVIAINHAAMRKVGGLNVGLRTNQARALLAQLRIALDPDADAKVRLPR, from the coding sequence ATGCGGATGATGCTGTGCCATCTCACCGGCAGCCTGCGGGGCCGAACACAGTCGTTCGATACCGATGCGATCCGCGTCGGCGTCGGGGAATCCTGTCACGTCGCGTTCGACCCGGCGAAAGACCCGACAGTCTGCCCGCTCCACGCAGAGATTGCGGTCGAAGCCCATGCCCCCCTGATCCGGGACCGAAGCGGGAAGAACGCGCTCCTCATCAACGGCCAGCGAAGCTTTGAGTCCGAACTGAAAGACGGAGACCTCCTGCAGTTCGGCGAAGGCGGCCCGCTGGTGCGGTTTCGCGTCACGGCCGACGAGGGGCAGGCGAGCAAACCCTGGCGGGCCATCGTCACCGACTCCCGCGACATCGTCGTGCGCATGCCCCATCCCCGCTACCTGTCCCCCCTCTACTTGGCGCGCCACCTGCTCGCCGATATCGGACGCTATGGGTCCCCGGCCGCGAAGTTGGCCGCTATCCTGGCCATCTTGACGCCGATCGTGATCATTTTCCTGTTGGGCATCGTCGCCTACCGCCAGCACCTCGCGGCCGACACCGCCCAGCGGCGGATCGCCGACCTCATCAGCCAGCTGGAAGCCGGACAGCTCACCCGCACGGAGATGAGCCGGCGAATCGAGCAGGAACGCCAGAGCCTGGCGGATCTCCGCCGGCAACAGGAGGAGTTGGCCGCCAGGTTGACCGCCTCGCTCCAAGAGCAGCAGGCGGCCCATCGGTCCCAGCAGGAGCTCCAGACGATCCGCCGCCAGTTGAGCACGCTCGAAAACCGGCAGCGGTTCGCCGAGGACCTCGTCGCGCGGTTCGGGGGCAGCGTCGGGTTGCTGCAAGGCGGCTACGGGTTCGTGGAGCAAGGGACCGGCCGGCCACTCCGCTACCAGGGCTTCGATCAAGACGGCCATCCCTTCGTGGATCGAGAGGGCAATCCCTTGGTGACGGTCGAAGGCGAGAGCCCTCCCATCGTCATCTTCTATGCCGGCAGCGGATTCCTGGTGGACAAGGCGGGGACGATCCTGACGAACCGTCATCTCGTTCGGATGTGGGACCATTACGAACCGGCGCGGGAGATCATGGCGACGGGGTTCGAACCCCGCCTGGCCATGCTCCGCATCTTCTTCCCCGACACGGGAGCAGCCTTTGCTCTCGACATGCTCGGCGTCTCCGACACCAGCGACGTGGCCGTCCTCCGGACCGACCGGGCGCCGACCGGGTTGGCCCCGCTTCGCTTGGCTCCCGCGGACGACGCTCCGCGCGTGGGGGAGCCGCTCGTGGCGCTGAGCTACCCGGGTACTTTCGACAGCCTGATGGGACGACTGGCCAAGCCGGTGAGCGACGGGATTCTGGAGGAGGCGGGGGGCGACCCGGTCAAACTGGCCGATGCGCTCGCCAGGCGGAAACTGATCCGCCCCCTGGCCACGCAAGGGCATGTGTCCGACCTATCACCGGACACCCTCACCTTCGAAGCCGGCGCCGGCGGGGGCAGCAGCGGGGGCCCGGTCCTCGACCAAGCCGGCCGCGTGATCGCGATCAACCATGCGGCGATGCGCAAGGTCGGCGGGCTCAATGTGGGGCTGCGGACCAACCAGGCCAGAGCCTTGCTGGCGCAGTTGCGGATCGCGCTTGATCCGGACGCCGACGCAAAAGTCCGCCTGCCTCGCTGA
- a CDS encoding GTPase has product MDQTKVLIMGAAGRDFHNFNVRFRQDPQYRVIAFTAAQIPNIAERLYPPVLAGPLYPKGIPIHAEAELESLIETHQADRVVFAYSDVSHETVMHKASQVMAQGADFWFLGPRATMLASSKPVVSVCAVRTGCGKSPAARKIAAILRSEGLRVAVVRHPMPYGDLAKQAVQRFASLEDLTRAACTIEEMEEYEPHIANGIPVYAGVDYERILRHAEADADVILWDGGNNDWPFFASDLEMVLMDPHRAGHERRYFPGEVNLRRAQVMVLTKLDSASPEQIGALRESLHRENPAAAVIECTMPVSVTDPATVCGKRVLVVEDGPTLTHGGMSFGAGTLAARKWGACELVDPRPWAVGSIRQTFADYPHIGPLLPAMGYGPQQIRELEETIGRVACDLVLIATPADLRRVIQIAQPTVRVTYELQEVGGLTFRDVVRGFLQKVKAHA; this is encoded by the coding sequence ATGGATCAGACCAAGGTGCTCATCATGGGGGCGGCCGGGAGGGACTTTCACAATTTCAACGTCCGGTTCCGCCAAGACCCCCAGTACCGGGTCATCGCCTTCACCGCCGCGCAAATTCCGAATATTGCCGAGCGGCTCTATCCGCCGGTCCTGGCCGGCCCCCTCTACCCGAAGGGCATCCCGATCCACGCCGAGGCGGAATTGGAATCCTTGATCGAGACACATCAGGCAGACCGGGTGGTCTTCGCCTACAGCGACGTGTCGCACGAAACCGTCATGCACAAGGCCTCGCAAGTCATGGCCCAGGGAGCGGACTTTTGGTTTCTCGGTCCGCGCGCAACGATGCTGGCCTCCAGCAAGCCGGTGGTCTCGGTCTGTGCAGTCAGGACCGGCTGCGGCAAAAGCCCGGCGGCCCGCAAGATCGCGGCCATTCTCCGCAGCGAGGGGCTCCGTGTGGCGGTCGTCCGCCATCCCATGCCCTACGGCGACCTGGCCAAACAGGCCGTGCAACGTTTCGCCAGCCTCGAAGATTTGACTCGCGCCGCTTGCACGATCGAAGAGATGGAAGAGTATGAACCCCATATCGCAAACGGCATCCCCGTCTATGCCGGCGTGGACTATGAACGCATCTTGCGTCACGCAGAAGCGGACGCCGATGTGATCCTCTGGGACGGAGGCAACAACGATTGGCCTTTTTTCGCCTCAGACCTGGAGATGGTCCTGATGGACCCGCACCGGGCCGGGCATGAACGGCGCTACTTTCCCGGCGAGGTCAATTTGCGCCGGGCGCAGGTCATGGTCCTGACCAAACTGGACAGCGCCAGCCCGGAGCAGATCGGGGCTCTGCGCGAGAGCCTCCACCGGGAGAATCCGGCCGCTGCCGTGATCGAGTGCACCATGCCCGTGTCGGTGACCGATCCGGCGACAGTCTGCGGGAAGCGGGTCCTGGTCGTGGAGGATGGCCCGACGCTCACCCACGGAGGCATGAGCTTTGGGGCCGGGACGCTCGCGGCCAGAAAATGGGGCGCCTGCGAACTTGTGGACCCGCGACCTTGGGCCGTCGGGTCGATTCGCCAAACCTTTGCCGATTACCCGCATATCGGCCCCTTGCTCCCGGCCATGGGCTACGGGCCCCAGCAGATACGAGAGCTCGAAGAGACGATCGGACGAGTCGCGTGCGATCTGGTATTGATCGCCACCCCGGCGGACCTGCGGCGCGTGATTCAGATCGCGCAGCCCACCGTGCGGGTGACCTATGAGCTGCAAGAAGTCGGCGGCCTGACGTTTCGCGATGTCGTGCGAGGATTCCTGCAGAAGGTCAAGGCCCATGCCTGA
- the arcC gene encoding carbamate kinase, with translation MPERILVALGGNALVKTGQRGTLDEQTANLPSALAGVAELIRRGHQVVLTHGNGPQVGHILLRAEAARGQAYDLPLDVCVAQSQGETGYVIQQCLQNLLRQRGIGDHPVAAVITRTLVDPDDPRMVHPAKPVGPFYTKEQAERWRGPGWQIAEDAHRGYRRVVPSPLPIGIVEASVVRRLVEAGVIVIAAGGGGIPVRRERDGTLVGVEAVVDKDWASSRLAMELGLDKILDLTAVEQVMLDFGTPKERPLAALTVQEARAYLAEGHFAPGSMGPKIEAAVQFLEQGGREVIITSPENALAAFDGSAGTHLYPTRGDKP, from the coding sequence ATGCCTGAGAGGATTCTGGTCGCACTGGGCGGCAATGCCTTGGTGAAAACCGGGCAACGGGGAACGCTCGACGAGCAAACGGCCAACCTGCCATCGGCTTTGGCCGGAGTCGCCGAGCTGATCCGGCGCGGGCATCAAGTGGTTCTTACGCACGGGAACGGCCCGCAAGTCGGACACATTCTGCTCCGTGCCGAAGCAGCGCGCGGGCAGGCCTATGACCTGCCGCTGGATGTCTGCGTCGCGCAGTCGCAAGGAGAAACCGGCTACGTGATCCAGCAATGCCTGCAGAACCTCTTGCGGCAACGCGGGATCGGCGATCATCCGGTTGCGGCCGTCATCACCAGAACGCTCGTCGATCCGGACGATCCGCGGATGGTGCATCCCGCCAAGCCTGTCGGCCCCTTCTATACGAAGGAGCAAGCCGAACGATGGCGCGGGCCGGGATGGCAGATCGCTGAAGACGCGCACCGGGGCTATCGGCGGGTGGTGCCCTCGCCCCTCCCGATCGGGATCGTCGAAGCCTCGGTTGTCCGTCGGCTCGTTGAGGCCGGCGTCATCGTCATCGCCGCCGGCGGCGGGGGCATTCCGGTCCGTCGGGAACGTGACGGCACGCTGGTCGGGGTCGAGGCCGTCGTGGACAAGGACTGGGCATCAAGCCGCCTGGCCATGGAGCTTGGGCTCGACAAAATTCTTGACCTGACCGCGGTGGAGCAGGTCATGCTGGATTTCGGGACGCCGAAGGAACGGCCCCTCGCCGCCCTGACGGTACAGGAGGCCCGGGCCTATCTGGCCGAAGGCCACTTTGCGCCCGGCAGCATGGGACCCAAGATCGAGGCTGCCGTGCAGTTTCTGGAACAGGGCGGGCGGGAGGTCATCATCACCAGTCCGGAGAACGCGCTGGCCGCGTTCGACGGCTCGGCCGGGACGCACCTGTACCCGACCCGGGGGGACAAACCATGA
- the polX gene encoding DNA polymerase/3'-5' exonuclease PolX, whose product MPVHNADIAAKLDEIADLLEIEDANPFRIRAYRNAARTLRDLSREVTSLLAQGEDLTELPGIGKDLAGKIEDIVKTGTTAMLDEHRRAVPPTLTELLKIPGLGPKRVKTLSRALGIRTLKDLHHAARAGRINALAGFGEKLERQILHELEARAGAEARFKLATAAQYAEALVAYLKDSPGIGRVVAAGSYRRGRETIGDLDILATARADSPVMDRFVSYDEVEEVLARGGTRATVRLACNLHVDLRVVGEESYGAALQYFTGSKAHNIVLRQLAQQRGLKVNEYGVFKGEQYVAGQTEESVYAAVGLPWIPPELRENRGEFDAAREGRLPQLVQLGDLRGDLHAHTNATDGRNSLREMARAARERGFEYLAVCDHSRRLTMTHGLDAKRLLAQLDAIDRLNETRPGITLLKGIEVDILEDGRLDLPDGVLGRLDLVVAAVHSHFNLPRERQTERILRAMDRPHFTILAHPSGRLIQEREPYDVDLPRVIRQARERQCFLEVNAHPERLDLADAYCRMAKEEGVLVSINSDAHSVLDFEHLRFGVGQARRGWLEPADVLNSRPLSALRPLLQRTM is encoded by the coding sequence ATGCCGGTCCATAACGCCGATATCGCCGCCAAGTTGGACGAGATCGCCGACTTGCTGGAAATCGAGGACGCCAATCCATTCCGTATTCGCGCCTACCGCAACGCGGCGCGCACCCTGCGCGACTTGAGCCGCGAGGTGACCAGCCTGCTGGCCCAAGGCGAGGACCTGACCGAGCTGCCCGGCATCGGCAAGGACCTGGCCGGCAAGATCGAGGACATCGTCAAGACCGGCACCACCGCCATGCTCGACGAGCACCGGAGAGCCGTGCCGCCCACGCTCACCGAACTGCTCAAGATTCCGGGGCTCGGCCCCAAGCGGGTCAAGACGCTCAGCCGTGCGCTCGGCATTCGGACGCTCAAGGACTTGCATCACGCCGCCCGTGCCGGCCGCATCAACGCGCTGGCAGGATTCGGCGAAAAACTGGAGCGGCAGATTCTGCACGAACTGGAGGCGCGGGCCGGCGCCGAGGCCCGGTTCAAGCTTGCCACGGCGGCCCAGTATGCCGAGGCGCTGGTGGCCTACCTCAAGGACTCGCCGGGCATCGGCCGGGTCGTGGCGGCCGGCAGCTATCGACGGGGCAGAGAGACGATCGGCGATCTGGACATCCTGGCGACGGCCCGCGCCGACAGCCCGGTGATGGACCGGTTCGTCTCCTACGACGAAGTGGAAGAAGTACTGGCCCGCGGTGGCACCAGGGCCACCGTCCGTCTCGCTTGCAACCTGCACGTGGACTTGCGGGTGGTCGGCGAGGAGAGCTATGGAGCCGCGCTCCAGTATTTCACGGGGAGCAAAGCGCACAACATCGTGCTGCGCCAGCTGGCGCAGCAACGGGGACTCAAGGTCAACGAATACGGGGTCTTCAAAGGAGAGCAGTACGTGGCGGGGCAGACGGAGGAATCCGTCTATGCCGCGGTGGGGCTGCCCTGGATTCCGCCGGAGCTGCGGGAAAATCGCGGCGAGTTCGACGCGGCACGGGAGGGTCGGCTCCCGCAGCTCGTGCAGCTCGGCGACCTACGAGGCGACCTGCATGCCCACACCAACGCGACGGACGGCCGGAACAGCCTCAGGGAGATGGCCCGGGCGGCTCGCGAGCGCGGCTTCGAATACCTGGCGGTGTGCGACCATTCCCGACGACTCACCATGACGCACGGCCTGGACGCCAAACGGTTGCTGGCCCAACTGGACGCGATCGACCGGCTGAACGAGACCCGACCGGGCATTACCCTGCTCAAGGGGATCGAGGTGGACATTCTGGAGGATGGCCGGCTGGACCTGCCGGACGGCGTGCTCGGCCGGCTGGACTTGGTCGTGGCCGCCGTGCACAGCCACTTCAACCTGCCGCGCGAGCGGCAGACCGAGCGGATTCTGCGGGCCATGGACCGGCCGCATTTCACGATCCTGGCCCATCCGAGCGGGCGCCTGATTCAGGAACGGGAACCCTACGACGTGGACCTGCCGCGCGTGATCCGACAGGCGCGCGAGCGGCAATGTTTTCTGGAAGTCAACGCGCACCCGGAGCGGCTGGATCTTGCCGATGCCTATTGCCGGATGGCGAAGGAAGAGGGAGTGCTGGTCAGCATCAACTCCGACGCCCACAGCGTGCTCGACTTCGAGCACCTTCGGTTCGGCGTCGGACAGGCCCGGCGTGGATGGCTGGAACCGGCCGATGTGCTGAACAGCAGACCGCTGAGCGCCTTGCGCCCGCTGCTCCAGCGAACGATGTAA
- a CDS encoding universal stress protein, which translates to MRILLAVDASPDSKNAAGMIKHLAVPPDLHVLNVVDVEALKHAYDAPEMPAGYFETYRREVSEVAERVLHEMKAELAPHASHIRLIADTGDAAESIIQTAEESRADLVILGQRGMTATPTFLLGGVSQKVATYAPCSVLIVKEPQPTLDRILLALDGSEESAKAAQFLARVPFNGPMQVTAVLVWPGHHAGLFGPSKGLRDVRSAAKTARIQGDALLRSTVAPLSGKPYEVETEWLQGDPAFSLIEAAARHQAQMIVLGARGMTAVKRFLLGSVSQKVLVHAPCSVLIVR; encoded by the coding sequence ATGCGCATTCTACTGGCAGTCGACGCCTCGCCTGACTCCAAAAACGCGGCGGGGATGATCAAGCACCTGGCCGTGCCGCCCGATCTCCACGTGCTCAATGTGGTGGACGTGGAGGCGCTGAAGCATGCCTATGATGCGCCCGAGATGCCGGCGGGCTACTTTGAGACGTATCGTCGGGAAGTCTCGGAAGTGGCCGAGCGGGTGCTCCACGAGATGAAGGCCGAGTTGGCCCCCCATGCCAGCCACATCCGTCTGATCGCCGACACGGGCGACGCGGCGGAGAGCATCATTCAGACGGCCGAGGAGTCCCGAGCAGACCTGGTCATTCTAGGGCAGCGGGGGATGACCGCGACCCCGACCTTCCTTCTCGGAGGCGTCTCTCAAAAAGTCGCCACCTACGCTCCCTGCTCGGTGTTGATCGTGAAGGAGCCGCAACCGACGCTGGATCGCATCCTCCTGGCCCTGGATGGTTCGGAGGAATCGGCGAAGGCCGCCCAGTTTTTGGCTCGCGTGCCCTTCAATGGTCCGATGCAGGTCACGGCGGTTCTGGTCTGGCCCGGCCATCACGCCGGGCTGTTCGGACCGTCCAAGGGACTTCGCGACGTCCGATCCGCCGCAAAGACGGCGCGCATACAGGGCGACGCTCTCCTCCGCAGCACGGTGGCGCCGTTGTCAGGCAAGCCCTACGAGGTGGAAACGGAATGGCTGCAAGGAGATCCGGCCTTTTCGCTCATCGAGGCGGCGGCGCGGCATCAGGCGCAGATGATTGTCCTCGGCGCGCGGGGCATGACAGCCGTCAAACGGTTCCTGCTCGGCAGCGTCTCGCAGAAGGTGCTCGTGCACGCCCCCTGCTCGGTCCTGATCGTCCGGTGA
- the pdhA gene encoding pyruvate dehydrogenase (acetyl-transferring) E1 component subunit alpha, producing the protein MLRQMLRIRRFEEKAAELYSLGKIRGFLHLYIGEEAVAVGAMQALTQEDALVATYREHGQALLRGTPAGSLMAELYGKANGCARGRGGSMHFFDASRRFYGGMAIVGGGLPVAVGLALADKLQGKARVTACFFGDGAVAEGEFHESLNLAALWKLPVLFLCENNLYAMGTALSRHQAQPDITLKAQAEGVPAEAVDGMDVLAVEEATKRAAESVRGGNGPSLLEYRTYRFRAHSMYDAELYRTKEEVAQWKQRDPISIFEGQLREWKCLTSEDLAAMEEDIAAEIAAAVAEAEAGPWEPVEDLTKYVYTILK; encoded by the coding sequence TTGTTGCGGCAGATGCTCCGCATTCGCCGCTTCGAGGAAAAGGCGGCGGAACTCTACAGCCTCGGCAAGATTCGCGGCTTTCTCCACCTCTACATCGGCGAAGAGGCGGTGGCGGTGGGAGCGATGCAGGCGCTCACGCAAGAGGACGCCCTTGTGGCGACTTATCGGGAACATGGCCAGGCGCTCCTGCGCGGCACGCCGGCCGGCTCCTTGATGGCGGAGCTCTACGGCAAGGCCAACGGCTGCGCCAGGGGCCGAGGCGGCTCCATGCACTTCTTCGATGCCTCGCGCCGCTTTTACGGCGGGATGGCCATTGTGGGCGGCGGGTTGCCGGTGGCGGTCGGGCTGGCCTTGGCCGACAAACTGCAAGGCAAGGCCCGCGTGACCGCCTGTTTCTTCGGGGATGGAGCGGTGGCGGAAGGCGAGTTCCACGAATCGCTCAACCTGGCGGCGCTGTGGAAGCTGCCGGTGCTGTTTCTCTGCGAGAACAATCTGTATGCGATGGGAACCGCCTTGTCGCGCCATCAGGCCCAACCGGACATCACGCTCAAGGCGCAAGCCGAGGGGGTCCCCGCCGAGGCCGTGGACGGCATGGATGTGCTGGCCGTTGAGGAGGCGACCAAACGGGCCGCCGAATCGGTGCGCGGCGGCAACGGTCCGTCCTTGCTGGAATATCGCACCTATCGGTTTCGCGCCCATTCGATGTACGACGCGGAACTCTACCGCACAAAAGAGGAGGTCGCGCAGTGGAAGCAGCGCGATCCGATCTCGATCTTCGAAGGGCAACTGCGGGAATGGAAGTGTCTGACCTCCGAGGACCTGGCGGCCATGGAGGAGGATATTGCCGCGGAGATCGCCGCGGCTGTGGCGGAGGCGGAGGCGGGACCCTGGGAGCCGGTCGAAGACCTGACGAAGTATGTGTACACCATTTTGAAGTAG
- a CDS encoding serine protease, which yields MKLTAWIDPWRDATVAIGHVHSFPVTGRGGQPSRRNFFVVIGTGVMFWLKNDPTRTPWLVTAKHVFLDQAEGWAPSHLQIRFSWLDAQPVDEHLGVRITLKQRGRRRWLAHPDPAVDLACLPLAIPPEQAGRTRVPTVTMDDFAAAKDIYEGAPVVVLGYPGAVGPHFWTRAIVRQGIISWVSPTQPQSTPFLIDSNVFPGNSGGPVFKLPAGTDRHGHFAAGGKVALLGIVTQARIQKLPLTVGGKELEVQLKGKKRPETPFVPSFIGLGVIEPAFRVKQLLSAATLSRKH from the coding sequence ATGAAGCTGACCGCGTGGATTGATCCCTGGCGTGACGCCACCGTCGCCATCGGCCACGTGCACTCGTTTCCGGTCACAGGGCGAGGGGGGCAACCCTCCCGACGCAACTTTTTTGTGGTGATCGGCACCGGCGTCATGTTCTGGCTGAAGAACGACCCGACCAGGACTCCGTGGCTGGTGACCGCCAAACATGTCTTCCTGGATCAGGCGGAGGGTTGGGCCCCCTCCCACTTGCAGATTCGCTTCTCCTGGTTGGATGCCCAACCCGTGGATGAACACCTCGGGGTCCGGATCACCCTCAAGCAACGGGGCCGGCGACGGTGGTTGGCTCATCCGGACCCCGCCGTTGACTTGGCCTGTCTCCCGTTAGCCATCCCGCCGGAACAAGCCGGCAGGACCAGAGTGCCGACGGTGACGATGGATGACTTTGCCGCCGCCAAGGATATCTACGAAGGAGCCCCCGTGGTCGTGCTGGGCTACCCCGGTGCGGTCGGCCCGCATTTTTGGACGAGAGCGATCGTTCGTCAGGGCATCATCTCGTGGGTGTCGCCGACCCAACCGCAATCCACCCCCTTCTTGATCGACAGCAACGTGTTTCCGGGCAACAGCGGCGGGCCGGTCTTTAAGCTGCCGGCCGGAACGGACCGTCATGGACACTTCGCGGCCGGCGGAAAAGTGGCCTTGTTGGGCATCGTGACCCAGGCCAGGATTCAAAAGCTCCCGCTCACGGTAGGCGGGAAAGAGCTTGAAGTCCAGTTGAAGGGCAAGAAGCGGCCGGAAACCCCCTTTGTCCCAAGCTTCATCGGCCTCGGCGTCATCGAGCCGGCTTTCCGGGTCAAACAGTTGCTATCGGCGGCGACGCTTTCCCGGAAACACTGA